A portion of the Capra hircus breed San Clemente chromosome 24, ASM170441v1, whole genome shotgun sequence genome contains these proteins:
- the ST8SIA3 gene encoding sia-alpha-2,3-Gal-beta-1,4-GlcNAc-R:alpha 2,8-sialyltransferase, whose amino-acid sequence MRNCKMARVASVLGLVMLSVALLILSLISYVSLKKESIFTTPKYANPGAPRMYMLHAGFRSQFALKLLDSSLVPFPHSVTHELQARPKWTFNRTAFLHQRQEILQHVDVIKNFSLTKNSVRIGQLMHYDYSSHKYVFSISNNFRSLLPDVSPIVNKRYNICAVVGNSGILTGSRCGPQIDKSDFVFRCNFAPTEAFQRDVGRKTNLTTFNPSILEKYYNNLLTIQDRNNFFLSLKKLDGAILWIPAFFFHTSATVTRTLVDFFVEHRGQLKLQLAWPGNIMQHVNRYWKNKHLSPKRLSTGILMYTLASAVCEEIHLYGFWPFGFDPNTREDLPYHYYDKKGTKFTTKWQESHQLPAEFQLLYRMHGEGLTKLTLSHCA is encoded by the exons ATGAGAAATTGCAAAATGGCCCGGGTCGCCAGTGTGCTGGGGCTGGTCATGCTCAGCGTCGCCCTGCTGATTTTATCGCTCATCAGCTACGTGTCCCTGAAAAAGGAGAGCATCTTCACCACTCCCAAGTACGCCAACCCGGGGGCGCCCCGAATGTACATGCTCCACGCGGGATTCCG GTCGCAATTTGCGCTGAAGCTTCTAGATTCGTCATTGGTGCCCTTTCCGCATTCTGTGACTCATGAACTCCAAGCCAGACCTAAGTGGACGTTTAATCGGACAGCGTTTTTACATCAAAG gCAAGAAATTCTTCAGCATGTCGATGTAATAAAAAACTTTTCTTTGACCAAGAATAGTGTTCGGATTGGACAACTGATGCACTATGATTATTCCAGCCATAAATATGTTTTCTCTATTAGCAATAACTTCCGATCACTGCTTCCAGATGTGTCTCCCATTGTGAACAAGCGTTATAACATTTGCGCTGTGGTTGGAAATAGCGGGATCCTGACAGGGAGCCGGTGTGGACCACAGATAGATAAGTCAGATTTTGTTTTCCGTTGCAATTTCGCCCCTACGGAGGCTTTCCAAAGAGATGTTGGAAGGAAAACCAACCTTACCACCTTCAACCCCAGCATCCTGGAAAAATATTACAACAACCTTTTGACCATTCAGGACCGTAACAACTTTTTTCTCAGTTTGAAAAAGCTTGACGGGGCCATTCTTTGGATCCCTGCCTTTTTCTTCCACACGTCGGCCACTGTTACCAGGACATTAGTTGACTTTTTTGTTGAACACAGAGGCCAGTTAAAGCTCCAGTTGGCTTGGCCTGGAAATATAATGCAGCATGTCAAcag GTATTGGAAAAACAAACACTTGTCACCCAAACGGCTGAGCACAGGTATTCTCATGTACACCCTGGCGTCAGCAGTCTGTGAAGAGATCCACTTGTATGGATTCTGGCCTTTTGGATTTGACCCCAACACAAGGGAAGATCTTCCGTACCATTACTATGACAAAAAAGGAACCAAATTTACCACCAAGTGGCAGGAGTCCCACCAGCTGCCGGCTGAGTTCCAGCTGTTGTACCGAATGCATGGGGAAGGGCTCACCAAGCTGACCCTGTCACACTGTGCCTGA